Proteins encoded by one window of Rhodamnia argentea isolate NSW1041297 chromosome 6, ASM2092103v1, whole genome shotgun sequence:
- the LOC115746089 gene encoding mitogen-activated protein kinase kinase kinase 18 isoform X2: MASWVRGRCIGRGSFGTVCLGFHKRTGEVFAVKSVDTASCLPHQIESLENEIRILRSLPPSPHVVAYLRDDVTSSDGPAKMTCRNLHMEYVPGGTAADLAARRGGKFSDVDEAVVRSQARCVVSALQQLHSRGIVHCDVKGTNILVGQDPRSAKLADFGSAIRIGESGDSIAPRGSPLWMAPEVIRGECQGPTSDVWSLGCAVVEMVTGRPPWEDHGVVDTLSRIGYSSEIPEYPAQLSKQGRDFLDKCLRRDPEARWSCDRLLQHPFLQKDAMADSSPRGVLDWVSSEIEEDEEEDGGDEVGVNSNSISDEDVADARARIGKLSSRRGANWESEGWTVVRRNRECEREAEEEAGTSSQYRETSGVELGNGSGIVEYSNFSGMLLATEAQCNSSSSSGDGSEEEGGGGYLAVGEKGMGFYSSRGAVALLLHYYCHCLLRILSRNILLLFCYFTFSRFSSSTENWCVHDRSA; this comes from the exons ATGGCTTCGTGGGTCAGAGGCCGCTGCATCGGCAGAGGATCTTTCGGTACGGTCTGCCTCGGCTTCCACAAGCGAACCGGTGAGGTTTTTGCTGTCAAGTCCGTCGACACCGCTTCGTGCCTTCCCCATCAAATCGAGTCCTTGGAGAACGAGATTCGGATCCTCCGCTCGCTCCCCCCGTCGCCTCACGTGGTCGCGTACCTCCGCGACGACGTCACCTCCAGCGACGGTCCCGCGAAGATGACGTGCCGGAACCTGCACATGGAGTACGTGCCCGGCGGCACCGCCGCTGACTTGGCAGCCCGCCGTGGAGGCAAGTTCTCCGACGTGGACGAGGCCGTCGTCAGGTCGCAAGCCCGGTGCGTCGTCTCTGCTCTGCAGCAACTGCACTCCCGAGGCATTGTGCACTGCGACGTCAAGGGGACGAATATTCTGGTGGGTCAGGATCCAAGATCGGCGAAGCTCGCCGATTTCGGCTCGGCAATCAGAATTGGCGAATCAGGGGATAGCATCGCACCACGCGGGAGTCCCCTGTGGATGGCGCCAGAGGTGATCCGCGGCGAGTGCCAGGGCCCCACCAGCGACGTCTGGTCTTTGGGTTGCGCCGTCGTGGAGATGGTCACGGGCCGGCCCCCGTGGGAGGATCACGGCGTTGTCGACACGCTAAGTCGGATAGGGTACTCGAGCGAGATACCTGAGTACCCGGCCCAGCTGTCGAAGCAGGGCCGCGACTTCCTTGACAAGTGCCTGAGGAGGGACCCGGAGGCGCGGTGGAGCTGCGATCGGCTGCTGCAGCATCCATTCTTGCAGAAGGACGCGATGGCGGACTCGTCCCCGCGGGGCGTGCTCGACTGGGTCAGCTCGGAAAtcgaagaagacgaggaggagga TGGTGGGGACGAGGTGGGCGTGAATTCAAATTCCATCTCCGACGAGGACGTGGCCGATGCCAGGGCTAGGATTGGTAAACTGAGCTCGAGAAGAGGGGCGAATTGGGAATCGGAGGGTTGGACGGTGGTGAGGAGGAATCGAGAATGCGAGCGTGAGGCGGAGGAAGAGGCGGGGACAAGCTCGCAATATCGCGAAACGTCGGGGGTAGAATTGGGGAATGGGAGCGGAATTGTGGAATATTCAAATTTTAGCGGCATGCTTTTAGCGACGGAGGCCCAGTGCAATAGCTCGTCGTCGAGTGGGGATGGGTCGGAAGAGGAGGGCGGCGGCGGTTACTTAGCTGTAGGGGAAAAGGGAATGGGCTTTTACAGCTCGCGTGGTGCGGTGGCGTTGTTATTACATTATTATTGCCATTGTTTGTTGAGAATCTTGTCGCGGAATATACTTTTGCTTTTCTGTTATTTCACATTCTCTCGCTTTTCTTCTTCGACTGAAAACTGGTGCGTTCACGATCGATCAGCATGA
- the LOC115746089 gene encoding mitogen-activated protein kinase kinase kinase 18 isoform X1: MASWVRGRCIGRGSFGTVCLGFHKRTGEVFAVKSVDTASCLPHQIESLENEIRILRSLPPSPHVVAYLRDDVTSSDGPAKMTCRNLHMEYVPGGTAADLAARRGGKFSDVDEAVVRSQARCVVSALQQLHSRGIVHCDVKGTNILVGQDPRSAKLADFGSAIRIGESGDSIAPRGSPLWMAPEVIRGECQGPTSDVWSLGCAVVEMVTGRPPWEDHGVVDTLSRIGYSSEIPEYPAQLSKQGRDFLDKCLRRDPEARWSCDRLLQHPFLQKDAMADSSPRGVLDWVSSEIEEDEEEDGGDEVGVNSNSISDEDVADARARIGKLSSRRGANWESEGWTVVRRNRECEREAEEEAGTSSQYRETSGVELGNGSGIVEYSNFSGMLLATEAQCNSSSSSGDGSEEEGGGGYLAVGEKGMGFYSSRGAVALLLHYYCHCLLRILSRNILLLFCYFTFSRFSSSTENWCVHDRSA, encoded by the exons ATGGCTTCGTGGGTCAGAGGCCGCTGCATCGGCAGAGGATCTTTCGGTACGGTCTGCCTCGGCTTCCACAAGCGAACCGGTGAGGTTTTTGCTGTCAAGTCCGTCGACACCGCTTCGTGCCTTCCCCATCAAATCGAGTCCTTGGAGAACGAGATTCGGATCCTCCGCTCGCTCCCCCCGTCGCCTCACGTGGTCGCGTACCTCCGCGACGACGTCACCTCCAGCGACGGTCCCGCGAAGATGACGTGCCGGAACCTGCACATGGAGTACGTGCCCGGCGGCACCGCCGCTGACTTGGCAGCCCGCCGTGGAGGCAAGTTCTCCGACGTGGACGAGGCCGTCGTCAGGTCGCAAGCCCGGTGCGTCGTCTCTGCTCTGCAGCAACTGCACTCCCGAGGCATTGTGCACTGCGACGTCAAGGGGACGAATATTCTGGTGGGTCAGGATCCAAGATCGGCGAAGCTCGCCGATTTCGGCTCGGCAATCAGAATTGGCGAATCAGGGGATAGCATCGCACCACGCGGGAGTCCCCTGTGGATGGCGCCAGAGGTGATCCGCGGCGAGTGCCAGGGCCCCACCAGCGACGTCTGGTCTTTGGGTTGCGCCGTCGTGGAGATGGTCACGGGCCGGCCCCCGTGGGAGGATCACGGCGTTGTCGACACGCTAAGTCGGATAGGGTACTCGAGCGAGATACCTGAGTACCCGGCCCAGCTGTCGAAGCAGGGCCGCGACTTCCTTGACAAGTGCCTGAGGAGGGACCCGGAGGCGCGGTGGAGCTGCGATCGGCTGCTGCAGCATCCATTCTTGCAGAAGGACGCGATGGCGGACTCGTCCCCGCGGGGCGTGCTCGACTGGGTCAGCTCGGAAAtcgaagaagac gaagAGGAAGATGGTGGGGACGAGGTGGGCGTGAATTCAAATTCCATCTCCGACGAGGACGTGGCCGATGCCAGGGCTAGGATTGGTAAACTGAGCTCGAGAAGAGGGGCGAATTGGGAATCGGAGGGTTGGACGGTGGTGAGGAGGAATCGAGAATGCGAGCGTGAGGCGGAGGAAGAGGCGGGGACAAGCTCGCAATATCGCGAAACGTCGGGGGTAGAATTGGGGAATGGGAGCGGAATTGTGGAATATTCAAATTTTAGCGGCATGCTTTTAGCGACGGAGGCCCAGTGCAATAGCTCGTCGTCGAGTGGGGATGGGTCGGAAGAGGAGGGCGGCGGCGGTTACTTAGCTGTAGGGGAAAAGGGAATGGGCTTTTACAGCTCGCGTGGTGCGGTGGCGTTGTTATTACATTATTATTGCCATTGTTTGTTGAGAATCTTGTCGCGGAATATACTTTTGCTTTTCTGTTATTTCACATTCTCTCGCTTTTCTTCTTCGACTGAAAACTGGTGCGTTCACGATCGATCAGCATGA
- the LOC115745899 gene encoding probable protein phosphatase 2C 25 isoform X1: MSCSVAVANSPVFSPSRVISTSLFCNKASILSSSPDSLSLSLTHLKPSPPPSSSPSSSSPSSPFRLRLQKPPTGLSNSSFSSSTSNPVSISGSGASPTILKRKRPARLDIPVAALSFGVPATPATDTLAEEREEYGYSVYCKRGRREAMEDRYSASVAIHGDSKQALFGVFDGHGGAMAAEFAAENLNKNIIDEVMRRDEDETETAVKHGYLKTDLDFLNKESRGGSCCVTALIRRGNLFVSNAGDCRAVVCRAGTAEALTSDHRPCREDEKERIEAEGGYVDIYHGVWRIQGSLAVSRGIGDRHFKKWVTAEPETNMLKIEAEHEFLILASDGLWEKVSNQEAVDIARPLCMGTDRPEPMLACRKLADLSASRGSYDDISVMLIQLGRYM; the protein is encoded by the exons ATGTCTTGTTCAGTCGCAGTTGCCAATTCTCCAGTTTTCTCCCCGTCGAGAGTCATTTCGACCTCTCTCTTCTGCAACAAGGCTTCCATCCTCTCTTCCTCCCCCGATTCcctttctctatctctcactcACCTCAAGCCCtcccctcctccttcttcttccccttcctcCTCGTCGCCGTCGTCGCCTTTCCGGCTCCGGCTCCAGAAACCGCCGACTGGCCTCTCCAACTCCTCCTTTTCGTCTTCTACTTCTAATCCGGTCTCGATTTCGGGGTCGGGTGCGTCGCCAACGATTTTGAAGCGGAAGAGGCCTGCGAGGCTGGACATACCGGTGGCGGCGCTGAGTTTTGGGGTTCCGGCCACCCCGGCCACGGATACTTtggcggaggagagagaggagtatGGGTACTCTGTTTATTGCAAGAGAGGGAGGAGGGAAGCTATGGAGGATCGGTATTCTGCTTCGGTCGCTATCCATGGAGATAGCAAGCAG GCGTTGTTTGGTGTATTTGATGGGCATGGAGGTGCAATGGCTGCAGAATTTGCCGCTGAGAACTTGAATAAGAATATTATAGATGAAGTGATGAGAAGAGACGAGGATGAAACGGAGACGGCTGTGAAGCATGGTTACCTGAAGACCGATTTGGATTTTCTGAATAAGGAATCACGAGGCGGCTCATGCTGTGTAACTGCCTTGATTAGAAGGGGCAACCTCTTCGTGTCTAATGCTGGAGATTGTCGAGCTGTTGTTTGTAGAGCTGGCACTGCAGAGGCTCTCACATCTGATCACAGGCCTTGTAGGGAAGATGAAAAGGAACGCATCGAGGCAGAG GGTGGGTATGTTGATATTTACCATGGAGTCTGGAGAATTCAGGGTTCTCTTGCTGTGTCCCGGGGAATTGGAGATCGGCATTTTAAAAAGTGGGTAACAGCTGAGCCGGAGACAAACATGTTAAAAATTGAAGCTGAGCATGAGTTCCTGATTCTTGCGTCTGATGGCTTATGGGAGAAG GTCAGTAACCAGGAAGCTGTAGATATTGCTCGGCCTTTATGTATGGGTACCGACAGGCCCGAACCAATGCTTGCATGTAGGAAGCTTGCCGACCTCTCTGCTTCCCGTGGCTCTTACGATGACATAAGTGTAATGCTGATTCAATTGGGTCGGTACATGTGA
- the LOC115745900 gene encoding ran-binding protein 1 homolog b, which translates to MASTEPEHEHREDEEAPAGEDEDTGAQVAPIVRLEEVSVTTGEEDEDAILDSKAKLYRFDKEGNQWKERGAGSVKFLKHKESGKVRLVMRQSKTLKICANHLILPTMSVQEHAGNDKSCVWHARDFADGELKDELFCIRFASVENCKNFMEMFQEVAESQQKKEENEDAKTTAGLLDKLTVEEKKTEDKSGEDVPASKEVSKTVTEPASADGEKKSEPAPSA; encoded by the exons ATGGCCTCCACAGAGCCAGAGCACGAGCACCGCGAAGATGAGGAAGCCCCCGCCGGCGAAGACGAGGACACCGGAGCTCAAGTCGCTCCCATCGTCAGGCTTGAAGAGGTCTCCGTCACCACCggcgaagaagacgaagacgctATCCTTGATTC AAAAGCGAAGCTTTATCGATTCGACAAGGAAGGGAATCAGTGGAAAGAGAGAGGTGCTGGCTCTGTTAAGTTTTTGAAGCACAAGGAATCTGGGAAGGTCCGGCTGGTCATGAGACAGTCCAAGACCCTCAAGATCTGTGCCAATCATCTTA TTCTCCCGACTATGTCGGTCCAGGAACATGCCGGGAACGACAAGTCCTGCGTTTGGCATGCAAGGGACTTCGCCGATGGAGAGCTGAAGGATGAGCTTTTCTGTATCAGATTTGCATCCGTTGAAA ATTGCAAAAACTTCATGGAGATGTTCCAGGAGGTTGCTGAATCTCAacagaagaaagaggaaaatgaagatGCAAAAACGACTGCAGGGCTCCTTGATAAGCTGACTgttgaggaaaagaaaacagaagatAAATCAGGTGAAGATGTGCCAGCATCAAAGGAAGTAAGCAAAACGGTGACTGAACCTGCCTCGGCAGACGGGGAGAAGAAAAGTGAGCCTGCTCCCTCGGCTTAA
- the LOC115745899 gene encoding probable protein phosphatase 2C 25 isoform X2, with translation MSCSVAVANSPVFSPSRVISTSLFCNKASILSSSPDSLSLSLTHLKPSPPPSSSPSSSSPSSPFRLRLQKPPTGLSNSSFSSSTSNPVSISGSGASPTILKRKRPARLDIPVAALSFGVPATPATDTLAEEREEYGYSVYCKRGRREAMEDRYSASVAIHGDSKQALFGVFDGHGGAMAAEFAAENLNETETAVKHGYLKTDLDFLNKESRGGSCCVTALIRRGNLFVSNAGDCRAVVCRAGTAEALTSDHRPCREDEKERIEAEGGYVDIYHGVWRIQGSLAVSRGIGDRHFKKWVTAEPETNMLKIEAEHEFLILASDGLWEKVSNQEAVDIARPLCMGTDRPEPMLACRKLADLSASRGSYDDISVMLIQLGRYM, from the exons ATGTCTTGTTCAGTCGCAGTTGCCAATTCTCCAGTTTTCTCCCCGTCGAGAGTCATTTCGACCTCTCTCTTCTGCAACAAGGCTTCCATCCTCTCTTCCTCCCCCGATTCcctttctctatctctcactcACCTCAAGCCCtcccctcctccttcttcttccccttcctcCTCGTCGCCGTCGTCGCCTTTCCGGCTCCGGCTCCAGAAACCGCCGACTGGCCTCTCCAACTCCTCCTTTTCGTCTTCTACTTCTAATCCGGTCTCGATTTCGGGGTCGGGTGCGTCGCCAACGATTTTGAAGCGGAAGAGGCCTGCGAGGCTGGACATACCGGTGGCGGCGCTGAGTTTTGGGGTTCCGGCCACCCCGGCCACGGATACTTtggcggaggagagagaggagtatGGGTACTCTGTTTATTGCAAGAGAGGGAGGAGGGAAGCTATGGAGGATCGGTATTCTGCTTCGGTCGCTATCCATGGAGATAGCAAGCAG GCGTTGTTTGGTGTATTTGATGGGCATGGAGGTGCAATGGCTGCAGAATTTGCCGCTGAGAACTTGA ATGAAACGGAGACGGCTGTGAAGCATGGTTACCTGAAGACCGATTTGGATTTTCTGAATAAGGAATCACGAGGCGGCTCATGCTGTGTAACTGCCTTGATTAGAAGGGGCAACCTCTTCGTGTCTAATGCTGGAGATTGTCGAGCTGTTGTTTGTAGAGCTGGCACTGCAGAGGCTCTCACATCTGATCACAGGCCTTGTAGGGAAGATGAAAAGGAACGCATCGAGGCAGAG GGTGGGTATGTTGATATTTACCATGGAGTCTGGAGAATTCAGGGTTCTCTTGCTGTGTCCCGGGGAATTGGAGATCGGCATTTTAAAAAGTGGGTAACAGCTGAGCCGGAGACAAACATGTTAAAAATTGAAGCTGAGCATGAGTTCCTGATTCTTGCGTCTGATGGCTTATGGGAGAAG GTCAGTAACCAGGAAGCTGTAGATATTGCTCGGCCTTTATGTATGGGTACCGACAGGCCCGAACCAATGCTTGCATGTAGGAAGCTTGCCGACCTCTCTGCTTCCCGTGGCTCTTACGATGACATAAGTGTAATGCTGATTCAATTGGGTCGGTACATGTGA